The following is a genomic window from Spodoptera frugiperda isolate SF20-4 chromosome 18, AGI-APGP_CSIRO_Sfru_2.0, whole genome shotgun sequence.
AAAGCACGCCGACGATTAAACATAATGTAACCTAATATCAATTAACTTAATTCCCCGCAGCACCTGAACAAAACCTACAAATGCAACGTGCCGCTAGTCCTGATGAACTCGTTCAACACGGACGAGGACACGCAGAAGGTGATCCGCAAGTACCAGGGGCTGAAGCTGGAGATCTACACCTTCAACCAGTCCTGCCACCCTCGCGTCAACAGGGAGTCCCTGCTGCCTATACCCAGGCACGCTGATGTCCACGCTGATATTGAGTCGTGAGTACATTTAGAGTAGACCATTTCAGTTCCAACCTTTATGGACTATGGCTTCCCTTACAAGACATGTCTCTGTCTCTTTCTTACTTTCTCTCTTGTGGGCACACTAGGGTGTGGTATTGCTCCATTAGGGATTTATTTTAGACAAAGAGTCAATAGAAATGACAAATGAATCTGTTTTTGTGGTTCCGTTTCCTAGCAGTCTTTTTGGTAATATCCCTATGAGAGCTACAATTTCTCTCAGATGATGATGAGATGCTGTAATGTAGCTTAATATTCCGTTTGTATAAACACTAGTGAAAGATTGAATGCCCTATGTGTGTATGTAGACTCAATGATCGCAACTCATAATGTTTTCGTGTTTCTTTCAAATTCACCGGACTAATCCCTTATTAATTATACCATTACAGATGGTACCCACCTGGTCACGGTGACTTCTACGAGTCCTTCCACAACTCCGGTCTTCTGCAGAAGTTCATCGGGGAAGGCAGGACCTACTGCTTCATCAGCAACATCGACAACTTGGGCGCCACCGTAGACCTGAACATCTTGAACCTACTCCTCAACCCAGACCCTCAGAAACCCATCTCAGAGTTCGTTATGGAGGTGACGGATAAGACCAGGGCTGATGTCAAGGGAGGTACCTTAATCCAGTATGAGGACAAGCTAAGACTTCTGGAAATTGCTCAAGTGCCAAAAGAACACGTAGACGACTTTAAGTCCGTCAGTCAGTTCAAGTTCTTCAACACAAATAACCTGTGGGCGAAATTGGACGCCATTCAGAGGGTGGTAGACCAAGGGTCTCTGAACATGGAGATCATTGTGAACAATAAGCATTTAGCGGACGGTTTGAACGTCATACAGCTGGAGACCGCCGTAGGAGCAGCCATGAAGTGCTTCGAAGGAGGAATCGGAGTCAACGTCCCAAGGTCACGCTTCTTGCCGGTCAAAAAGACCTCCGACCTTTTACTAGTGATGTCCAACTTATACAGTTTGTCCCACGGCTCGCTAGTGATGTCCCCACAGCGAATGTTCCCATCGACTCCGTTGGTGAAGCTGGGTGACAACCATTTCGCGAAGGTGAAGGAATTCCTGAACAGATTCGCGACGATACCTGATCTGATTGAGCTGGACCACCTGACTGTGTCTGGTGACGTCACGTTTGGCAGAGGAGTCTCTTTGAAGGTCAGTTgagattgaaatattttaaaattgaaaatccaattttaattaaagttgacCTCGACTCCACCAGGTCCAATCTGAGATTTATTCCAGAAATTCCCTTCGTACTTGCAACTGTTACCCCAATTTGCTTATTATGAGAAAAATAGTAGAGATTGGTTTGATTTTGTTCCAGTCGCTATAATTTAGtcagtcaaagcatttatttcaattaatcctaaataagcaCTTTTGagacgtcaaattgaattgtccatcagtctgtctgtcagtgaagctagcttaataagtactaaatatttttaattccatttCACAGGGCACAGTAATCATCATCGCGAACCACGGAGACCGTATCGACATCCCGTCAGGAGCGGTTCTGGAGAATAAGATCGTGTCTGGAAACCTTCGTATCCTGGACCATTAAGTTTAATATCAGGTACTGAACACATCCCGattacatcacatcacacaatGAGCTAGTTAAGCTAAGCTCTACCATTACTCTCGTCAAGAATAAAAGGTCAGGGCTATCTGCCCCATCAAAGACTTGTATGACATGTAACTTGGCATGATTTTGTCATGGTGCGAATACTTTTTCATACATTATGAAATAATGATTAAGTACACATTCCGccagtcacagagggactcttcttcaTTAGAACAGCGGCGTCGCTAGACTAAATTTGTATCAAATTCGCGAGGCCTCTTTACTTCGCAGTGAAAATAATTGGTTACTAGTTTTTCGACTTTGACCTTTGCGAAGCCCCCTCAGGCGACCGACGTCGCTGACGCCTAGTACCGCCAAtgctcatgagcagcgtgcgcagacgcggcgatgtcgcgcTGACTACTCGACGTtcgcgtatttttagttaataaagtaaataatgataataaaatcttgccaagttatctgccaacTGGACCTTATCTATAGCTATAGCTCTATCCTTGTCACACAATGTAAGATTATTCTAGAATGGAAATTATGGTACAGTCAGAATGGAATTGCCATTCCGTGGTATAGGCTAAAACGTGTAATGGAATTCTGAAATGTATGTTCATTGATAATCAAAGATTTTTCAATCAAATTCTAgatgtttttaatgtattgttatgaaattatgaatttctttttgattaatatttataacttaatttagaATGActtgttattatgttttatgttcgGTTTTGAGtctaaattctatttttttataatataaaatgtatataaaaattgagtaagtgttttgtaaaattttgtacttattagaaaaaaatattagtttgatTTTGTGCTTCGTgatttatacacatttttatttttgtaaaaatctataatattttaatttttgtgcaATTTTATCTAATTGCagggttgtatttttttaaaacaatatttatttgatataaatgttataattactttgtaaaacttattaatttataaatttattacaacatattttatcattatttagcGACATTTATACgtcttaaatatattattggaattttatatataatcgTAAACGACtgtaagatttttatattacttttttatataaaaataattaaatgttaattaaaaaatccaataaagaGAAATTCTACATTGAAGACCGACATTACCTAAGGGATCCACACCCTTAGATCGATTAGTTAGATTATACATATAGTCGATTGATGCCATCGATTG
Proteins encoded in this region:
- the LOC118277941 gene encoding UTP--glucose-1-phosphate uridylyltransferase isoform X1 yields the protein MSDGRDGDKKADDNRLKPAIRSHQRTPSGSRDFKEATKRDALTRLEVDLERLLEKVHESRRPHVEKEFKGFKNLFSRFLAEQGPSVNWDKIQKLPEGAVIDYSSLTTPTTDNVHIMLEKLVVVKLNGGLGTSMGCKGPKSVIQVRNDLTFLDLTVQQIEHLNKTYKCNVPLVLMNSFNTDEDTQKVIRKYQGLKLEIYTFNQSCHPRVNRESLLPIPRHADVHADIESWYPPGHGDFYESFHNSGLLQKFIGEGRTYCFISNIDNLGATVDLNILNLLLNPDPQKPISEFVMEVTDKTRADVKGGTLIQYEDKLRLLEIAQVPKEHVDDFKSVSQFKFFNTNNLWAKLDAIQRVVDQGSLNMEIIVNNKHLADGLNVIQLETAVGAAMKCFEGGIGVNVPRSRFLPVKKTSDLLLVMSNLYSLSHGSLVMSPQRMFPSTPLVKLGDNHFAKVKEFLNRFATIPDLIELDHLTVSGDVTFGRGVSLKGTVIIIANHGDRIDIPSGAVLENKIVSGNLRILDH
- the LOC118277941 gene encoding UTP--glucose-1-phosphate uridylyltransferase isoform X2, which translates into the protein METEAELCRSWIRSHQRTPSGSRDFKEATKRDALTRLEVDLERLLEKVHESRRPHVEKEFKGFKNLFSRFLAEQGPSVNWDKIQKLPEGAVIDYSSLTTPTTDNVHIMLEKLVVVKLNGGLGTSMGCKGPKSVIQVRNDLTFLDLTVQQIEHLNKTYKCNVPLVLMNSFNTDEDTQKVIRKYQGLKLEIYTFNQSCHPRVNRESLLPIPRHADVHADIESWYPPGHGDFYESFHNSGLLQKFIGEGRTYCFISNIDNLGATVDLNILNLLLNPDPQKPISEFVMEVTDKTRADVKGGTLIQYEDKLRLLEIAQVPKEHVDDFKSVSQFKFFNTNNLWAKLDAIQRVVDQGSLNMEIIVNNKHLADGLNVIQLETAVGAAMKCFEGGIGVNVPRSRFLPVKKTSDLLLVMSNLYSLSHGSLVMSPQRMFPSTPLVKLGDNHFAKVKEFLNRFATIPDLIELDHLTVSGDVTFGRGVSLKGTVIIIANHGDRIDIPSGAVLENKIVSGNLRILDH
- the LOC118277941 gene encoding UTP--glucose-1-phosphate uridylyltransferase isoform X4, whose translation is MDLLSKIRSHQRTPSGSRDFKEATKRDALTRLEVDLERLLEKVHESRRPHVEKEFKGFKNLFSRFLAEQGPSVNWDKIQKLPEGAVIDYSSLTTPTTDNVHIMLEKLVVVKLNGGLGTSMGCKGPKSVIQVRNDLTFLDLTVQQIEHLNKTYKCNVPLVLMNSFNTDEDTQKVIRKYQGLKLEIYTFNQSCHPRVNRESLLPIPRHADVHADIESWYPPGHGDFYESFHNSGLLQKFIGEGRTYCFISNIDNLGATVDLNILNLLLNPDPQKPISEFVMEVTDKTRADVKGGTLIQYEDKLRLLEIAQVPKEHVDDFKSVSQFKFFNTNNLWAKLDAIQRVVDQGSLNMEIIVNNKHLADGLNVIQLETAVGAAMKCFEGGIGVNVPRSRFLPVKKTSDLLLVMSNLYSLSHGSLVMSPQRMFPSTPLVKLGDNHFAKVKEFLNRFATIPDLIELDHLTVSGDVTFGRGVSLKGTVIIIANHGDRIDIPSGAVLENKIVSGNLRILDH
- the LOC118277941 gene encoding UTP--glucose-1-phosphate uridylyltransferase isoform X3, whose amino-acid sequence is MSDGRDGDKKIRSHQRTPSGSRDFKEATKRDALTRLEVDLERLLEKVHESRRPHVEKEFKGFKNLFSRFLAEQGPSVNWDKIQKLPEGAVIDYSSLTTPTTDNVHIMLEKLVVVKLNGGLGTSMGCKGPKSVIQVRNDLTFLDLTVQQIEHLNKTYKCNVPLVLMNSFNTDEDTQKVIRKYQGLKLEIYTFNQSCHPRVNRESLLPIPRHADVHADIESWYPPGHGDFYESFHNSGLLQKFIGEGRTYCFISNIDNLGATVDLNILNLLLNPDPQKPISEFVMEVTDKTRADVKGGTLIQYEDKLRLLEIAQVPKEHVDDFKSVSQFKFFNTNNLWAKLDAIQRVVDQGSLNMEIIVNNKHLADGLNVIQLETAVGAAMKCFEGGIGVNVPRSRFLPVKKTSDLLLVMSNLYSLSHGSLVMSPQRMFPSTPLVKLGDNHFAKVKEFLNRFATIPDLIELDHLTVSGDVTFGRGVSLKGTVIIIANHGDRIDIPSGAVLENKIVSGNLRILDH